In Apium graveolens cultivar Ventura chromosome 10, ASM990537v1, whole genome shotgun sequence, the following are encoded in one genomic region:
- the LOC141690832 gene encoding uncharacterized protein LOC141690832 — protein sequence MANGARFTLADMQNPLFIHPSDGPLSVSVSKLQGASDYRSWKRSFEIQLSAKRKLAFLNGTVIRDPADAIQAAQWDTCNDLVISWLHKNVSEGIKQSILFINSASEVWSQLEKRFLLSNGSRKYKLNKDLFALKQNNMKLNDYFTTLSSLWEEIESMNALPVVTTVATDITAFIDAINKQKAEARLFQFLNGLDDMYVALTSQLLMQNPLPTVEIAFSALQQEESQKDLFTMSSPDATAMYSRSQPEYKGPPCHACGQKNHSGDR from the coding sequence ATGGCGAATGGTGCTAGATTTACTCTTGCGGATATGCAAAATCCACTATTTATACACCCCTCTGATGGGCCTCTCTCTGTGAGTGTATCAAAACTTCAAGGTGCCTCAGACTATAGATCTTGGAAGCGCTCCTTTGAAATTCAACTCTCAGCAAAACGAAAGCTTGCTTTCTTGAATGGAACTGTAATCAGAGATCCAGCAGATGCAATACAGGCTGCTCAATGGGATACGTGTAATGACCTCGTGATCTCCTGGCTTCACAAAAATGTATCTGAAGGTATCAAGCAATCTATCCTCTTTATAAATTCTGCATCTGAAGTCTGGTCACAGCTTGAAAAACGGTTTCTTTTAAGCAATGGTTCTAGGAAATATAAGCTTAATAAAGATCTATTTGCGTTGAAACAAAATAACATGAAACTAAATGACTATTTCACAACCTTAAGTAGCCTTTGGGAGGAGATTGAGTCTATGAATGCATTGCCTGTTGTCACTACTGTTGCCACAGATATAACTGCATTTATAGATGCTATAAATAAGCAAAAAGCTGAGGCTCGACTGTTTCAATTCTTAAATGGCCTAGATGATATGTATGTTGCTCTTACATCACAGTTGTTAATGCAAAATCCTTTACCTACTGTTGAGATTGCCTTTTCTGCTCTACAACAAGAAGAATCCCAAAAGGATCTTTTCACTATGTCTTCACCAGATGCAACTGCTATGTATAGTAGGTCACAACCTGAATATAAAGGGCCACCTTGTCATGCTTGTGGTCAGAAAAATCACAGTGGAGATAGGTGA